The following proteins come from a genomic window of Gimesia chilikensis:
- a CDS encoding serine/threonine protein kinase, producing MPSDQPQKNGPGAPAGSAREKSSPRSAELQGGESTPLAHLDDSDLSEDTVYQPGTTPQTGKNQTASVNLVGRQLGDFKILRRLGQGGMATVYLAEQVSLKREAAIKVMHSELMSDETHIRRFEREAKAAAGLTHPNIVQVYMTGDFEGTHYIAQEYVRGINLKEYLARNAPPDCALILKIMRQVTAALHAAAEKGIVHRDIKPENIMITSRKLIKVADFGLAQIAQSDERVHLTQVGTTMGTPLYMSPEQVNGKALDQRSDIYSLGVTCYHLICGRPPFHGETALSIAVKHLNEAAPSLKKRRPDLPEELCDLVHRMMEKDPNKRPGNATELMQEIRKIPEQSSSSEASDWRSRLPFQGNQGLQKQIAAFVLASLCLGGVAAAVGWVNRPGNPLDAPVVSAEGQANGSAVAIGKESSAMLQYLRAMRMNDNINSEDGWKAVIEYYPENEIYKPLAQIRLGLLMLKGGRYAEARPIFEELMASGQARYQTNGYAGLMALESLEGNPINSQNTWENHVRDHLDDLDREMFEIAYLTVTRNQSAPGVTQNDDYRKLFEQMNNEGEELLNP from the coding sequence ATGCCTTCCGATCAACCGCAGAAAAACGGTCCTGGGGCTCCCGCCGGATCCGCACGCGAAAAGTCTTCTCCACGCTCTGCTGAACTGCAGGGAGGGGAATCCACTCCGCTTGCGCACCTGGACGACTCCGATCTGAGTGAGGACACGGTTTATCAACCGGGGACGACGCCTCAAACGGGGAAAAACCAAACTGCTTCGGTCAATCTTGTCGGCAGGCAACTGGGGGATTTCAAAATCCTGCGTCGTCTCGGACAGGGGGGAATGGCCACCGTGTATCTGGCTGAACAGGTCTCTCTGAAACGCGAAGCCGCCATCAAGGTGATGCACAGCGAACTGATGAGTGATGAGACCCACATCAGGCGTTTCGAACGCGAGGCGAAAGCGGCCGCGGGGCTCACCCACCCGAATATCGTCCAGGTTTATATGACGGGCGATTTCGAGGGAACGCATTATATTGCCCAGGAATACGTGCGGGGGATCAATCTCAAGGAATACCTGGCCCGCAACGCACCCCCCGATTGTGCGCTGATCCTCAAAATCATGCGACAGGTGACCGCGGCCCTGCATGCTGCTGCGGAGAAGGGGATTGTGCATCGGGACATCAAACCCGAGAACATCATGATCACGTCCCGCAAGCTGATCAAGGTGGCCGATTTCGGACTGGCCCAGATTGCCCAGTCTGATGAGCGGGTCCATCTGACCCAGGTCGGCACCACGATGGGGACGCCGCTGTATATGAGTCCGGAGCAGGTCAACGGCAAGGCACTCGACCAGCGGAGCGATATCTATTCGCTGGGTGTGACCTGTTACCATTTGATCTGTGGTCGGCCCCCCTTTCACGGGGAAACCGCCCTTTCGATCGCCGTGAAGCATCTGAATGAAGCAGCTCCATCCCTGAAGAAGCGCCGACCCGACCTGCCGGAAGAGCTCTGCGATCTCGTGCATCGCATGATGGAGAAAGATCCGAACAAACGTCCTGGCAATGCTACCGAGCTGATGCAGGAGATCCGCAAGATACCGGAGCAGTCCTCCAGCAGCGAAGCAAGCGACTGGCGGTCCCGATTGCCGTTCCAGGGAAATCAGGGGTTACAGAAACAAATTGCCGCGTTTGTGCTGGCTTCACTCTGTCTGGGAGGCGTTGCCGCCGCCGTGGGCTGGGTGAATCGACCCGGGAATCCCCTGGACGCGCCGGTTGTTAGTGCTGAGGGCCAGGCCAATGGTTCTGCGGTGGCGATTGGTAAAGAGTCTTCCGCCATGCTGCAGTATCTACGGGCCATGCGGATGAACGATAACATCAACAGCGAAGATGGCTGGAAAGCGGTGATTGAGTATTACCCGGAGAATGAAATCTACAAGCCTCTGGCACAGATCCGACTGGGGCTGTTAATGCTCAAGGGGGGGCGGTATGCCGAAGCCCGGCCGATTTTTGAGGAACTGATGGCATCCGGTCAGGCCCGTTATCAGACGAATGGCTACGCCGGGCTGATGGCTCTGGAAAGTCTGGAAGGGAACCCCATCAACTCACAAAACACCTGGGAAAATCACGTTCGCGATCATCTGGATGATCTGGACCGGGAAATGTTTGAGATTGCTTATCTGACCGTGACCCGCAACCAGAGTGCTCCCGGCGTTACCCAGAATGATGATTACCGGAAACTGTTCGAACAGATGAATAACGAAGGTGAAGAACTGCTCAATCCCTGA
- a CDS encoding SpoIIE family protein phosphatase produces MAILQILKGKVPEQIIELSGERVIMGRHPNCEIVLDNVAVSRYHAQILESHGFYYLEDLHSRNGTLLNGTVIEGRTELHENDTISICDIQMQFLVDYEPSPDFIDSAIQQTLEVTNRSLKENQQLALDDGTTEGVLDGSSIISQLDLNTSSQLRISVKPEVKLHAVLEISQILSRALKLDDVLPRILDGLFKIFAQADQGFIMLQSPERKKLIVKATKARRREDEDSIRISTTIVRQAIMSGSAILSADAVEDDRFKMSESITSLRIRSMMCVPLMSQAGDVLGVIQIATRDIGQQFNKDDLDVMVAIAQQASLAVDNAKLHEDLVRQRDIERDLEFAHQIQLGLLPHNRPKYKEYEFFDFYESAQSVGGDYFDYIELPGGKLAVTLGDVAGKGVPAAILMARLYASARYHVLSRNAADKALAELNAEIASSGVGLRFITFILAVLDPKKHTVSIVNAGHMAPLLRRTSDGTVKQVAQEKSGMPLGVMKTQTFHVETITLEKGDTLLLYTDGVTEAMDQKNRLYHRDRLVKYLKSAPEEVEPLVKGLLSDVESFRKDSMQKDDMCVVCFRRKS; encoded by the coding sequence GTGGCGATTTTACAGATACTCAAAGGGAAAGTTCCCGAACAGATCATCGAGCTGAGCGGAGAACGGGTGATAATGGGGCGACATCCCAATTGTGAGATCGTCCTCGATAATGTCGCCGTCAGCCGCTACCACGCCCAGATTCTGGAAAGCCACGGTTTCTATTACCTGGAAGACCTGCACAGCCGCAACGGCACTCTGCTCAACGGCACGGTCATCGAAGGTCGGACCGAACTGCACGAGAACGATACGATCAGCATCTGCGATATCCAGATGCAGTTCCTCGTCGATTATGAACCGTCCCCCGATTTTATCGATTCGGCGATCCAGCAGACGCTGGAAGTCACCAATCGGTCGCTGAAAGAAAACCAGCAGCTGGCCCTCGATGATGGCACGACGGAAGGTGTTCTCGATGGGTCCTCGATCATCAGTCAGCTGGATCTGAATACGAGTAGCCAGCTGCGGATCAGCGTCAAACCCGAAGTCAAACTGCACGCGGTACTGGAGATCAGCCAGATTCTCAGCCGGGCTTTGAAACTGGACGACGTACTGCCGCGTATCCTGGACGGTCTGTTCAAGATATTTGCCCAGGCGGACCAGGGCTTCATCATGCTGCAGAGTCCGGAACGCAAAAAGCTGATCGTCAAAGCAACGAAGGCCCGTCGTCGCGAAGACGAAGATTCGATTCGCATCAGCACGACGATCGTCCGCCAGGCGATCATGAGCGGTTCGGCCATCCTGAGTGCCGACGCGGTCGAAGACGATCGTTTCAAGATGAGCGAGAGCATCACGTCGCTTCGCATCCGTTCCATGATGTGCGTGCCGTTGATGTCGCAGGCCGGGGATGTGCTCGGCGTGATTCAGATCGCGACCCGCGATATCGGTCAGCAGTTCAACAAGGACGATCTGGACGTCATGGTGGCGATTGCCCAGCAGGCGAGCCTCGCCGTCGACAATGCGAAGCTGCACGAAGACCTGGTTCGGCAGCGGGACATCGAGCGGGACCTGGAGTTTGCCCACCAGATTCAGCTGGGGTTGCTGCCGCACAACCGACCGAAGTACAAGGAATACGAGTTCTTTGATTTTTACGAATCAGCCCAGAGTGTCGGCGGCGATTACTTCGACTACATCGAACTGCCCGGCGGAAAGCTGGCGGTGACGCTGGGGGATGTCGCAGGTAAGGGGGTTCCGGCAGCTATTCTGATGGCCCGCCTGTATGCCTCGGCCCGCTATCATGTGCTTTCCCGAAATGCAGCGGACAAGGCACTGGCCGAACTGAATGCAGAAATCGCTTCCAGTGGTGTGGGCCTGCGGTTCATTACATTCATTTTGGCGGTGCTGGATCCGAAGAAGCATACGGTTTCAATTGTCAACGCCGGTCATATGGCGCCGTTGTTGCGACGGACGTCTGACGGAACCGTGAAGCAGGTGGCTCAGGAAAAGTCAGGCATGCCGCTCGGCGTGATGAAGACGCAGACGTTCCATGTGGAAACGATCACGCTGGAAAAAGGGGATACACTCTTGCTGTATACCGATGGTGTGACCGAGGCCATGGACCAGAAGAACCGACTCTATCACCGGGATCGACTGGTCAAGTATCTCAAATCGGCGCCTGAAGAAGTCGAGCCCCTCGTCAAGGGACTGCTCTCGGATGTGGAGTCGTTCCGCAAGGATTCGATGCAGAAGGACGACATGTGCGTTGTCTGCTTCCGCCGCAAATCATAA